The Parabacteroides sp. FAFU027 genome window below encodes:
- a CDS encoding Fic family protein, translating to MNITTKKYFTTFTDRIGNQIPGWIAAYDFSEKRGGFDFLTKASAVYSSNIEGNSIDLNSFMNYELSKEKFKVGKEIAEIENLITTYEFAQHNPLTEANLLHCHKVLSETLLIKSKRGKYRTEQVGVFNKTGLAYLAVEPEFVKQEMATLFEQITELLSHNLSEEEVFYYAALIHMRFVHIHPFRDGNGRAARLLEKWFIAEKLGMQYWKLPSEEHYKINQQQYYNTLNLGVNYYELNYDRCVDFLCMLPECLK from the coding sequence ATGAATATCACCACCAAGAAGTACTTCACAACATTCACCGACCGAATCGGCAATCAGATCCCCGGATGGATTGCAGCATATGATTTTTCGGAAAAAAGGGGCGGATTTGACTTTCTGACCAAAGCTTCCGCAGTATATTCGTCTAATATCGAAGGAAACAGCATTGACCTCAATTCCTTTATGAATTATGAATTGAGCAAGGAGAAGTTTAAGGTAGGGAAAGAGATTGCTGAGATTGAGAACCTGATCACCACTTACGAATTCGCCCAACACAATCCCCTGACCGAGGCAAATCTGTTGCATTGTCATAAAGTCCTTTCCGAAACGCTGCTCATTAAAAGCAAACGGGGAAAATACCGGACTGAACAGGTGGGTGTTTTCAACAAAACCGGATTAGCCTATCTGGCGGTGGAGCCGGAGTTTGTCAAACAGGAAATGGCTACGCTTTTTGAGCAAATTACAGAACTGCTTAGCCACAATCTTTCGGAAGAAGAGGTATTCTATTATGCAGCCCTGATACATATGCGATTTGTCCACATCCATCCTTTTCGCGATGGGAATGGTCGTGCAGCCCGTTTGTTAGAGAAATGGTTCATTGCTGAGAAACTTGGAATGCAGTACTGGAAGCTACCGTCTGAAGAGCATTACAAAATCAATCAACAGCAGTATTACAACACATTAAATTTGGGCGTGAACTATTACGAACTAAACTACGATCGTTGCGTGGATTTTTTGTGTATGTTGCCGGAATGTTTGAAATAA
- a CDS encoding AccI family restriction endonuclease, whose translation MSYYNTIKELTKIVPPSLVDFSLPRDQARIPTQASSNFITNKEQGDWAENLIFRAINETSKNFIAIKYGKSDDLVAGEDGFDTFYQEFQEELDTIGKRPDILIFKKEDFNQELGYDISHIAHQTITEYVKKAIAGIEVRSSAFLIDRYEAAMQEKTERFTQLALQARDKILNEFIDLLEHPVRKKYIPVLEAITRETLSVADFKVPGWRSSERLLQLNELFKELKKSIKEIQKRDYLSITPKVEDIKVVYKWIETFNVPHFYFQVFFDKVYGISFQQILQIIADPDKEDIIFSVEADTKNQNKTTIKINSKSGMQIAYRIDEPEHESVRKEMDRGRLLFYVTFKGGTAYLNIDELRNILGIAEEEF comes from the coding sequence ATGAGTTATTATAATACCATAAAAGAACTAACAAAGATAGTACCACCATCTTTAGTTGATTTTAGTTTACCTAGAGATCAAGCTAGAATTCCTACTCAAGCTTCATCTAATTTTATTACAAACAAAGAACAAGGAGATTGGGCTGAAAATCTGATATTCCGAGCAATCAATGAAACATCAAAGAACTTTATTGCAATTAAATATGGAAAATCAGATGATTTAGTTGCTGGAGAAGATGGATTCGATACTTTTTACCAAGAGTTTCAGGAAGAACTTGACACTATTGGTAAAAGACCTGATATTTTAATCTTCAAAAAAGAGGATTTTAATCAAGAACTTGGATATGATATAAGTCATATTGCTCATCAAACTATCACTGAGTATGTAAAAAAAGCAATTGCTGGCATTGAAGTACGTTCAAGTGCATTCTTAATTGATCGTTATGAAGCAGCTATGCAAGAAAAGACAGAACGATTTACTCAACTTGCTTTACAAGCAAGAGATAAAATTCTTAATGAATTTATTGATCTTCTTGAACATCCAGTTAGAAAGAAATATATCCCTGTATTAGAAGCAATAACTCGTGAAACACTTAGTGTTGCTGATTTTAAAGTTCCTGGTTGGCGCTCATCAGAAAGATTATTGCAATTAAACGAACTCTTCAAAGAACTTAAAAAGTCAATTAAAGAAATTCAAAAAAGAGACTATCTTTCAATAACGCCAAAAGTTGAAGACATTAAAGTTGTATATAAATGGATTGAAACATTTAATGTACCTCATTTTTATTTTCAAGTTTTCTTCGATAAAGTATATGGTATTTCCTTTCAACAAATACTACAAATAATTGCTGATCCAGACAAAGAAGATATCATATTTTCTGTAGAAGCTGATACTAAAAATCAAAACAAAACAACTATAAAAATCAATTCAAAGAGTGGAATGCAGATTGCATACAGAATTGATGAACCTGAACATGAAAGTGTTAGAAAAGAAATGGATAGAGGTCGATTACTATTTTATGTGACTTTCAAAGGAGGCACCGCCTATTTAAATATTGACGAATTACGAAACATCTTAGGAATAGCAGAAGAAGAATTTTGA
- a CDS encoding HAD family hydrolase, which produces MIKLIIFDLDGTLLNTVADLANSTNFALEQCGFSTHETAAYNFFVGNGINKLFERALPEGEKTQENILRVRGFFLPYYEKYNSVYSAPYAGIPEVLKTLHEKGYKLAVASNKYHAGTLQMIEQFFPEIPFTAVLGQREGIPAKPHPQIVKDVLEIAGVSKEETLYVGDSGVDMETVLNSEVTGVGVTWGFRPLEELQQFNPKYIIHKPEEILEIVEKLR; this is translated from the coding sequence ATGATCAAATTAATCATATTCGACCTTGACGGAACGTTACTCAATACAGTAGCCGACCTGGCCAACAGTACCAACTTCGCTCTGGAGCAATGCGGATTTTCTACACATGAAACCGCGGCGTACAACTTTTTCGTGGGTAATGGCATCAACAAGCTTTTCGAACGCGCTTTGCCCGAAGGAGAGAAGACGCAGGAGAACATCCTGCGCGTGCGCGGATTCTTCCTGCCTTATTACGAGAAATATAATTCCGTTTACAGCGCGCCTTACGCGGGAATTCCCGAAGTGCTGAAAACACTTCACGAGAAAGGTTACAAACTGGCGGTGGCTTCCAATAAATATCACGCCGGTACATTGCAAATGATTGAGCAGTTCTTTCCTGAAATTCCTTTTACAGCGGTACTCGGACAGCGCGAAGGTATTCCCGCCAAACCGCATCCGCAAATCGTTAAAGATGTGCTGGAAATTGCCGGTGTATCCAAAGAGGAAACACTTTACGTCGGAGATTCCGGTGTGGATATGGAGACGGTGCTCAACAGCGAAGTAACCGGAGTAGGGGTAACGTGGGGATTCCGTCCGTTGGAAGAGTTGCAGCAGTTTAACCCGAAATACATCATTCACAAACCGGAAGAGATTTTGGAGATTGTAGAGAAATTACGATAG
- a CDS encoding MFS transporter, producing the protein MPNKNLILALMMITSFITPFMGASVNIALPQIGAEFSIGALTMSWVTMSFLLSTAVFPVPFGKLADQYGRVRIFIIGSLILAAATLACALSTSIGLLITARFVQGLGGAMMFSTNTAIVTSAFPPQERGKAIGLNVTAVYLGLSAAPVLGGFLTQTFGWRSLFYIVLALALFVAITTKLVIRTDWKQEYPQPFDRKGAFLYILSMFAFVYGFSGLPDWTNIFLAFAGILGIGYFVTIEKSSSFPVLDVKLLFNNRLFAFSNLAALINYATTYAITFILSLYLQYIKGLSPADTGIILVIQPILMAITASLSGRLSDKYSPGLIASTGLGVICLGLGLLLFLDSGTSHAYLTVCLVILGTGFGLFSSPNTSAIMGSVEKKDLGIASAMVATMRNTGQMISMGIATLLIHIFIGQAKISPANYDRFMETLPITFSIFIALSMVGIWASLTRNGKKI; encoded by the coding sequence ATGCCCAACAAAAACCTCATACTCGCCCTGATGATGATCACCTCGTTCATCACGCCCTTTATGGGAGCATCTGTAAATATTGCACTGCCGCAAATTGGCGCGGAATTCTCTATCGGGGCGTTGACAATGAGCTGGGTGACGATGTCGTTTCTTTTATCAACAGCGGTATTTCCCGTTCCTTTCGGCAAACTGGCCGACCAGTATGGGCGGGTACGGATATTTATCATTGGAAGTCTGATACTGGCAGCAGCGACATTAGCTTGCGCGTTATCGACATCCATAGGATTGCTGATTACGGCACGATTCGTGCAGGGATTGGGCGGTGCGATGATGTTCAGTACCAATACCGCCATTGTTACTTCAGCTTTTCCTCCGCAGGAACGTGGAAAAGCAATCGGGCTTAATGTAACTGCGGTTTATCTCGGACTTTCTGCGGCACCGGTGTTGGGCGGCTTCCTCACACAGACATTCGGTTGGCGCAGTCTGTTCTACATCGTGCTGGCGCTGGCGCTCTTCGTTGCAATCACCACCAAACTCGTCATCCGCACCGACTGGAAGCAGGAGTACCCGCAACCTTTCGACCGCAAAGGTGCATTCCTCTATATCCTTTCGATGTTTGCCTTTGTCTATGGCTTTTCGGGATTGCCAGACTGGACCAATATCTTCCTGGCATTTGCAGGCATTCTGGGCATTGGTTATTTTGTAACGATTGAAAAAAGCAGCTCATTTCCGGTCCTGGATGTAAAGCTCTTATTCAATAACCGGCTCTTCGCCTTTTCCAATCTGGCTGCATTGATTAATTATGCAACCACCTATGCGATTACCTTCATTCTGAGCCTCTATTTGCAATACATCAAAGGATTATCTCCGGCAGACACCGGCATTATATTGGTTATCCAACCTATCCTGATGGCGATTACCGCTTCGCTGTCCGGCAGGCTCTCCGATAAATATTCACCCGGACTGATTGCATCGACAGGTTTGGGAGTTATCTGCCTCGGTTTGGGATTGCTGCTTTTTCTGGACTCTGGAACTTCGCACGCTTATCTGACCGTTTGTCTGGTTATTCTCGGGACGGGCTTCGGACTGTTTTCGTCTCCCAACACCTCTGCAATCATGGGTTCGGTGGAGAAGAAAGACCTGGGAATCGCTTCTGCCATGGTGGCCACCATGCGCAATACCGGCCAGATGATCAGCATGGGGATTGCCACTTTGCTGATTCACATCTTCATCGGTCAGGCGAAAATCAGCCCTGCCAATTACGACCGTTTCATGGAAACGTTGCCCATCACTTTCAGCATTTTCATCGCGCTGAGTATGGTGGGAATCTGGGCATCATTAACCCGAAACGGAAAGAAAATTTGA
- a CDS encoding ATP-dependent DNA helicase RecQ yields MASFKEILQQYWGYPDFRPLQEDIIRSVCEGRDTLGLMPTGGGKSITFQVPGLYLEGITLVVTPLIALMKDQVDNLKKRGIKAAAVYSGMPSREIEITLDNCIYGGYKFLYISPERLGTELFMQKMQWMKVSLLVIDEAHCISQWGYDFRPSYLKISEIRQVLSGIPVLALTATATPEVVKDIQDKLGFKEYNVFQKSFYRQNVAYVVRRTDDKLSELRHILQRVKGSTIVYTRNRRKTKEVAVELQKQGISADFFHAGLAPDIKEQKQNDWMKGTFQVMVSTNAFGMGIDKPDVRLVVHIDLPDSLEEYYQEAGRAGRDGLKSYAVALFAKSDKTTLKRRISDSFPDRDFIKKVYDHLGSYLVIGVGYGFQAAFDFLLPDFCHRYKLPLLPTHYALKLLDQSGYIEYTDEVDAKSRVMFSVHRDELYKLKQFEEADKLIHVLLRLHTGLFADFVYIHEEVLARHTEMTRDQVYQQLLWLSKHHIINYVPGKKTPFIIYTQRREESQYISIPRMVYEERKERLEKRIEAMLHYVSSETECRSQMLLGYFGEKEADRCGTCDICLKKNETGLTQNRFAQIEEEIEKIMQKDKIALNELVNQISGTPDEIISVIRYLTDRGKILQLDNMLRLAD; encoded by the coding sequence ATGGCTTCTTTCAAAGAAATCCTTCAACAATACTGGGGTTATCCCGACTTTCGCCCGCTGCAGGAAGATATTATCCGCTCGGTATGCGAAGGACGCGATACGCTCGGGCTGATGCCCACCGGAGGAGGGAAGTCCATCACTTTCCAGGTGCCGGGACTCTATCTGGAGGGGATTACCTTGGTAGTCACGCCACTGATTGCGTTGATGAAAGACCAGGTGGATAACCTGAAGAAACGGGGAATAAAAGCGGCTGCCGTCTATTCCGGCATGCCCTCCAGAGAGATTGAGATTACGCTCGACAATTGCATCTACGGTGGCTACAAGTTTCTGTATATTTCCCCCGAACGTCTCGGCACAGAACTATTTATGCAGAAAATGCAATGGATGAAAGTCTCTTTGCTTGTGATAGACGAAGCGCATTGTATCTCGCAATGGGGATATGATTTCCGTCCCTCTTACCTCAAAATTTCAGAAATCCGGCAAGTATTGTCCGGAATACCTGTTCTGGCACTGACTGCCACTGCAACTCCAGAAGTGGTCAAAGACATTCAGGACAAACTCGGATTTAAGGAGTACAATGTTTTCCAGAAGAGCTTCTACCGCCAGAATGTAGCGTATGTCGTGCGCCGTACCGATGACAAACTCAGCGAACTGCGCCATATACTGCAACGGGTAAAAGGTTCGACCATCGTCTATACCCGCAACCGCCGAAAAACGAAAGAGGTAGCTGTGGAGCTTCAAAAGCAGGGCATATCCGCTGACTTCTTCCACGCCGGTTTGGCTCCCGATATCAAAGAGCAAAAGCAAAACGACTGGATGAAGGGAACGTTTCAGGTGATGGTTTCGACAAACGCATTCGGCATGGGTATTGATAAACCCGATGTGCGATTAGTCGTGCATATTGACCTGCCCGATTCATTAGAAGAATATTATCAGGAAGCTGGCCGAGCAGGTCGGGACGGACTGAAATCCTATGCCGTTGCTCTCTTTGCCAAAAGCGATAAAACAACGCTAAAAAGACGTATTTCCGACAGCTTTCCCGACCGTGATTTCATCAAAAAGGTATATGACCATCTGGGAAGTTATCTGGTAATTGGAGTGGGGTATGGCTTCCAGGCTGCTTTCGATTTCCTGTTGCCTGACTTCTGTCACCGCTATAAACTCCCACTCCTACCCACCCATTACGCACTGAAACTGCTCGACCAATCCGGGTATATCGAATACACCGACGAAGTGGATGCTAAGTCCCGCGTGATGTTTTCCGTACATCGGGATGAACTCTACAAATTGAAGCAATTCGAAGAGGCGGACAAACTTATCCATGTATTATTGCGACTTCATACCGGTCTTTTTGCCGACTTTGTCTATATCCACGAAGAGGTTTTGGCACGCCATACTGAGATGACGAGGGACCAGGTGTATCAGCAATTGCTCTGGCTCAGCAAGCATCACATCATTAATTATGTACCGGGAAAGAAAACACCGTTCATCATTTACACCCAACGACGGGAAGAGAGCCAATACATCTCCATTCCACGCATGGTATATGAAGAACGAAAAGAGCGTCTGGAAAAACGCATCGAAGCGATGTTGCACTACGTCAGCTCTGAAACAGAGTGTCGCAGCCAGATGTTGTTAGGCTATTTCGGAGAAAAAGAGGCAGACCGGTGCGGTACCTGTGATATCTGTCTGAAAAAGAATGAAACCGGGCTTACACAAAACCGGTTTGCACAAATAGAAGAAGAAATAGAAAAAATAATGCAGAAGGATAAAATTGCCCTGAATGAATTGGTAAATCAGATTTCGGGTACACCTGACGAGATTATATCAGTCATTCGATACCTGACTGATCGCGGCAAAATTCTCCAGTTAGATAATATGCTACGCCTTGCCGATTAG
- a CDS encoding class I SAM-dependent DNA methyltransferase → MIEYKNIFAANKSIEKDYSIQTSLEHRKKFAQFFTPYPIADLMAKWLLGNKSLKSVLDPAFGLGIFSRALLTHKTNIDIKGFEIDEYIYSKAEPIFNFIPSLKIHLEDYMYNDWENKYDGIICNPPYFKFHDYDNKAILKEIESKLKVKLTGFSNLYTLFLLKSIYQLEFNGRAAYIIPSEFLNADYGKLVKSYLLNSNTLRHIIIFDFEENIFDDALTTACIILCSNDEQSNNIKFSTICNLSELSQLDNYIDNYPDNFDSENCYKITQLDPNKKWRRYYQEQKSLGFKNLVPFSTFAKVVRGIATGANEYFTFSKAKALEYGIDEKYLMPCICKAADTKGSFFTTDDFKKLKDNNKSIFLFNAVNTNSDSVKKYIKFGEQQGIDRKYLTACRKPWYSLEKRPPAPIWVSVFNRNGLRFIRNEAEISNLTTFHCIYPVKSGLFPSIKTDLLFAYLLTDTAKSIFEDNRREYGNGLQKFEPNDLNKGEILDLSLINKSSEKEILELYNEYRDSVLQSNPDNSFIDRINEIFIEEFSI, encoded by the coding sequence ATGATAGAATACAAAAACATATTTGCAGCAAATAAATCCATTGAGAAAGACTACTCAATACAAACATCGTTAGAACATCGGAAGAAATTTGCCCAATTTTTCACTCCATATCCGATTGCAGACTTAATGGCAAAATGGCTCTTAGGCAACAAAAGTCTGAAATCAGTATTGGATCCTGCTTTTGGCCTAGGTATATTTTCAAGAGCTTTATTAACTCACAAAACGAATATTGATATTAAAGGTTTTGAGATTGATGAATATATATATTCAAAAGCAGAACCGATATTTAATTTCATACCGTCTTTAAAAATTCATCTTGAAGATTACATGTATAATGATTGGGAGAATAAGTATGATGGAATAATCTGTAATCCACCTTACTTTAAATTCCATGACTATGACAATAAAGCTATTTTAAAGGAAATAGAATCTAAATTAAAGGTTAAGCTTACTGGATTCTCCAATTTATATACCCTTTTCCTTTTAAAGTCCATCTATCAGCTTGAATTTAATGGACGTGCTGCGTATATTATTCCTTCAGAGTTCTTAAACGCAGATTACGGGAAGCTTGTCAAGTCTTATTTATTAAATAGTAACACATTAAGGCATATTATTATTTTCGACTTTGAAGAGAATATATTTGATGATGCATTAACTACTGCTTGTATTATTCTTTGTTCAAATGATGAGCAAAGTAATAATATTAAGTTCTCAACTATCTGCAATTTATCAGAACTAAGTCAACTTGATAATTATATAGATAATTATCCTGATAATTTTGATAGTGAAAATTGCTATAAGATAACTCAGCTCGATCCAAATAAAAAATGGAGAAGATATTATCAAGAACAAAAATCATTGGGTTTTAAAAATCTTGTTCCGTTTTCCACTTTCGCAAAAGTAGTACGAGGTATTGCCACTGGTGCAAATGAATATTTTACTTTCTCAAAAGCAAAAGCACTTGAGTATGGTATTGATGAAAAATATCTTATGCCTTGTATCTGTAAAGCTGCTGACACTAAAGGCTCTTTTTTCACAACTGATGATTTTAAGAAATTAAAGGATAACAATAAGAGCATTTTCCTTTTTAACGCTGTTAACACAAATAGTGATAGTGTTAAGAAGTACATCAAGTTCGGAGAGCAACAAGGAATAGACAGAAAGTATTTAACTGCTTGTCGTAAACCTTGGTATTCTCTGGAAAAGAGACCTCCTGCACCAATATGGGTTTCAGTATTTAATAGAAACGGCTTGAGATTTATTAGAAATGAAGCTGAGATCTCAAACTTAACCACATTTCATTGTATATACCCTGTTAAGTCTGGATTATTTCCATCTATTAAAACAGATTTATTGTTTGCCTATCTATTAACAGATACAGCAAAAAGTATATTTGAAGATAACCGAAGAGAATATGGAAATGGACTTCAAAAATTCGAGCCTAATGACTTAAACAAAGGTGAAATTCTTGACCTGTCACTTATTAATAAAAGCTCTGAAAAAGAAATTCTTGAATTGTATAATGAATATCGAGATTCAGTTTTACAATCAAATCCAGATAACAGTTTCATAGATAGAATTAATGAGATATTCATTGAAGAATTCAGTATATGA
- a CDS encoding NUDIX hydrolase: protein MTLSSTFYSSQDSFLVAVDCIILGFKENEISLLVHKREMEPAKGGMSLMGGFLQNDESLNQAATRVLTNLTGLENIFMEQVGTYGEIDRDPGERVISVCYYALIDLSSYDDTLLKKHNAFWVNINSAAELIFDHPQMVDDAITILRRKASMQPIGFNLLPEKFTLTQLQALYEAIYDHSMDKRNFRKKMLSMGFLQKTDEIDKSGSKKGAFYYQFKEDRNELLNTSYAF, encoded by the coding sequence ATGACTTTAAGCTCTACTTTCTATAGTTCTCAGGACTCCTTTCTGGTCGCTGTCGACTGTATAATTCTTGGATTCAAGGAAAACGAGATCAGTCTTTTGGTCCACAAACGTGAAATGGAACCAGCCAAAGGAGGGATGTCGTTGATGGGGGGATTTCTTCAGAATGATGAATCACTCAATCAGGCTGCTACTCGTGTATTGACTAACCTGACTGGTCTGGAAAATATCTTTATGGAGCAGGTGGGAACGTATGGTGAGATTGATCGTGACCCGGGTGAGCGCGTAATCTCGGTCTGTTATTACGCTCTGATTGACCTGAGTTCCTATGACGATACATTACTCAAAAAACACAATGCGTTTTGGGTAAATATTAATAGTGCAGCTGAATTGATTTTTGACCACCCGCAAATGGTGGACGATGCAATTACAATCCTTCGCCGGAAAGCATCGATGCAACCGATCGGATTTAATCTGTTGCCGGAGAAATTTACGCTGACTCAATTGCAGGCGCTTTACGAAGCTATCTATGATCATTCGATGGATAAACGTAACTTCCGTAAGAAAATGCTGAGTATGGGATTCCTGCAAAAAACCGATGAGATTGACAAATCAGGTTCGAAGAAAGGAGCTTTCTATTATCAGTTCAAGGAAGATCGCAACGAACTGCTCAACACCAGCTACGCCTTCTAA
- the recJ gene encoding single-stranded-DNA-specific exonuclease RecJ, giving the protein MINKWNFLSPAPELSSVQEEMARELGINPVLSQLLLQRKITTIEEAKKFFRPQLQDLHDPFLMKEMDKAVERLNLAMGRKEKILVYGDYDVDGTTSVAVVYKFLRNFYSNLDFYIPDRTDEGYGVSYKGIDFAWENDFKLIIVLDCGIKAVEKIDYAKRKGVDFIICDHHKPDDVLPDACAILDPKRPDETYPYTHLSACGVGFKFMQAFAISNGIDLSLLYQLLDLVAVSIAADIVPITGENRILAFHGLKMLNTNACIGLKSIIDMCGMSEKEITLSDIVFKIGPRLNASGRVQSGRESVELLISKDLTFAREKSESINLQNEKRKELDKSITEEANTVLENWKDMADRKSIVIYNDRWHKGVIGIVASRLTELYYKPAVVLTLSNGLATGSARSIQGFDVYKAIENCRDLLENFGGHPFAAGLSMKEENVEAFSKRFEAFVAENIQPNQLVPHMDVDATINFSDITPKFFRILKQFSPFGPENQKPVFCTRRVYDYGTSRLVGKDQEHLKLELIDSNSESIMNGIAFGMYGHNDYIKNLNPFDICYTIEENTYGGNISIQLLIKDIKPSEE; this is encoded by the coding sequence ATGATAAATAAATGGAACTTTCTAAGTCCTGCCCCTGAATTGTCGAGCGTACAGGAAGAGATGGCCAGAGAACTGGGCATCAACCCCGTACTTTCGCAATTACTACTTCAACGCAAAATTACCACCATCGAGGAAGCGAAGAAATTCTTCCGTCCGCAACTGCAAGACCTGCACGACCCTTTCCTGATGAAGGAGATGGACAAAGCGGTGGAACGCCTTAACCTCGCAATGGGCCGCAAGGAGAAGATTCTCGTTTACGGTGACTACGATGTGGATGGAACCACTTCGGTAGCCGTGGTCTATAAATTCCTGCGCAACTTCTATTCAAACCTCGACTTCTATATTCCCGACCGCACCGACGAAGGTTACGGCGTCTCCTACAAAGGGATTGATTTTGCCTGGGAAAATGATTTCAAACTGATTATCGTGCTTGACTGCGGTATAAAAGCGGTGGAAAAGATAGATTATGCCAAGCGAAAAGGCGTGGACTTCATCATCTGCGACCACCACAAGCCCGATGATGTGCTGCCCGATGCGTGCGCCATCCTCGACCCGAAGCGTCCGGACGAAACCTATCCCTACACACACCTTTCGGCCTGTGGCGTGGGATTTAAGTTTATGCAGGCCTTCGCCATCAGCAACGGGATTGACCTTTCGCTGCTGTATCAGCTGCTCGACCTCGTGGCGGTAAGTATCGCAGCAGATATTGTCCCCATCACAGGAGAAAACCGCATCCTCGCCTTCCACGGTCTGAAAATGCTCAATACCAATGCTTGTATCGGACTGAAAAGCATCATCGACATGTGCGGCATGAGCGAAAAAGAGATCACGCTGAGCGACATCGTTTTCAAAATCGGGCCACGCCTGAATGCTTCCGGACGTGTACAATCGGGCCGGGAATCGGTAGAATTGCTTATCTCGAAAGACCTGACTTTCGCCCGCGAAAAATCGGAAAGCATCAACTTGCAAAACGAAAAACGAAAGGAACTCGATAAAAGCATCACCGAAGAGGCCAACACCGTACTCGAAAACTGGAAAGACATGGCCGACCGCAAGTCGATCGTGATCTACAACGATCGTTGGCACAAGGGGGTAATCGGAATCGTGGCTTCCCGCCTGACGGAGCTTTATTATAAACCTGCGGTGGTGCTGACTTTGTCGAATGGACTTGCGACCGGTTCTGCCCGCTCCATCCAGGGATTTGATGTCTATAAGGCCATCGAAAATTGCCGCGACCTGCTCGAAAACTTCGGCGGACACCCATTTGCGGCAGGTCTCTCCATGAAGGAAGAAAATGTGGAAGCTTTCTCCAAACGCTTCGAAGCCTTCGTTGCCGAGAATATTCAGCCCAACCAGCTCGTGCCTCACATGGATGTAGATGCCACGATCAATTTCAGCGACATCACACCGAAATTCTTCCGCATCCTGAAGCAGTTTTCCCCCTTCGGCCCCGAAAACCAGAAGCCGGTCTTCTGCACCCGACGCGTCTATGACTACGGCACCAGCCGCCTCGTGGGTAAAGACCAGGAGCACCTCAAACTGGAGTTGATCGACAGTAACTCGGAAAGCATCATGAACGGAATCGCTTTCGGCATGTACGGGCACAACGACTACATCAAGAACCTCAATCCGTTTGATATCTGCTACACGATTGAAGAAAATACTTACGGGGGAAATATTTCGATACAGTTGCTGATTAAGGATATTAAGCCGTCGGAGGAGTGA